The sequence below is a genomic window from Atribacterota bacterium.
AAGGCCACGAATCAAAAAGTCCGGAGAGGGAGAAACAAAAGATTTTCCCAATTCCACCGAAAGATTGAGGGAGGGGTTCTGAAGATAGAGAGAATCTCGTTCATGTACAAGAAGCCGGGCTTCGGGGAAACACTCCTTGAAAAACGTATTCCCCCCAATATGGTCAATATGACCATGGGTATTCACAATATACCGCAGATACAGTCCTTCCCGCTTGATTGTATCGCATATTTCCTGAGAAGGAACCGCCGGATCGATGAGTATGGCCTCTTTTCCAAGCACAAGAAGATAGGTATTGGTAAGAAACGCTNNNNNNNNNNCCCAGGACAAATCGCTGCACCAGAATGGTCATCGCCTTCTTTCTTCCCGGCTATCAAGAAGAATGGTTACCGGACCTTGATTGAGCAGTTCCACTTCCATAAACGCACCGAATTCCCCCTGCTCAACTTTGATCCCTTCTTTTTCCAGACCTTCCACCACTTTCTCACACCACTTTCGCGCCTCCTCAGGTGGTGCCGCCTGGTCAAAGCTGGGGCGCAATCCCCTGCGGCAATCTCCATAAAGGGTAAACTGAGAAATAAAGAGGACCTTACCCCTTACCTCTTTCAGGTTTCGGTTCATCTTCCCATTTTCATCCTCAAAAATGCGCAGGTTGGGAATCTTTCGTACCATGAAATCCACATCTCTTTCTCCATCACCTTTTCCTACCCCCAGAAAGACCAAAATTCCCTCTTCAATGGCTCCAATCACCTTTCCACTAACCCGTACCGAAGCGCGAGAAACCCGCTGCACCACGGCTCTCATTTCAGGTAGAATGCACCTCCTCTCCGGACTGTTTTGACATTGGAAACTTTATGGATTTCCCGAAAGAGGGTATCCAATTCCTCCCGTTTCCCAACTTCAAGCAAAAGATAAATATGGGCTTCATTGCCGACAGTCCGGGCTTTGGCCGCCTTAATTTCAATCTGACAGGCTGACACGGCGTTCGTAACATCAGCAAGAAGACGGGGGCGATCCAGCGCTTCCACCACCACCCCAGCGTTGTAACGGAGGGTCAAGTCTGGTTTCCATGCTGCATCAATGATTCGTTCCCCGTTCGCTAAGTGCTTGACATTCACACAATCGGTTCGATGAACGGTGATACCCCTTCCCTGGGTCACAAAAGCCACAATAGTATCTCCGGGAACCGGAGTACAGCAACGAGCAAGACGAGCCTCAATCCCCGGTGTTCCTTGAACGAGCACACTCTCTTCTTCTTTTCGAACCTTCGACAGGGTGTTCTTGCGGCGTTCAAGCCATTTTTTGCGGATACTGTATGGGATAAGCCGGTTAACCACTTTTCGGGCGCTGTACCGCCCTTCACCCAGAGCAATGTACAATTCTTCCAGACCCTCTAGGTGATGATCCCTCATGAACCGGTCCAGGTTGGCAGAGAAGAGGTTACGCTCTTCGGGTGTAAGAGGATACTTTTCCAGCTCTCTTTCCAGCGCAATCCGGCCTTTTTCCCGATTGGCATCTTGATTTTTCTTGCGCAGGAACGCTCGAATTTTATTTCGTGCTCCTGGGGTTTTTGCCAGTTTCAACCAGTCGATACTGGGTCCAGAAGCCGAACGGGAAGTGATGATTTCCACGATGTCTCCACTTTTGAGTTCATAGCTCAGGGGCACCATCTGACGATTGACTTTGGCTCCCACACAGCTATTTCCCACCTCAGTATGAATGAGGTAGGCAAAGTCAATGGGCGTGGCACCTTTAGGCAGCTTCTTGAGATCCCCCTTGGGAGTAAAAACATAGACTTCATCATCAAAAAGGCTGATTTTGAGGCTCTCCATAAACTCTTTGGTACTACCCAGGTCCTGCTGCCATTCCAAAAGTTGCTTCAACCAGTTAATGCGTTCATCAAAAGCGCTTTCCGGCATCAATTTCCCCTCTTTATATCGCCAGTGGGCGGCAATACCATACTCAGCCACCTGATGCATTTCCCAGGTTCGAATCTGTACCTCCATGGGCGTTCCTCGGGGACCGATGACCGTGGTGTGCAAAGACTGGTATTTATTGGATTTTGGAAGTGCAATGTAGTCTTTGATACGCCCTTCCACTGGGTTCCACAAGGAATGAACAATCCCCAAAACCATGTAACAGTTTTCTTTGGTATCGGTAATCACTCGCATGGCGACAAGGTCATGCAGGTCTTCCAAGGCGATGTTCAGACGGTTGAGTTTTTTGTAAATGCTGTAGATGTGCTTAAATCGGCTCTGGATCTCGGCTTTGATGTGGGCTTTTTCCAGTTGAACACTCAAAATGGCCTTTGCCTCCTCAATGAATTCCTCTCGTTCTTTCCGTACTCTTTCCAAACCCCGCTGAATGGTGCAGTATGCTTCAGGATCGAGAAAAAAAAGACTAAGGTTTTCCAGCTCTACCTGAATGGCATTGATTCCCAGCCGATGGGCGACCGGCGCAAAGATTTCCAGCGTCTCCCGAGCAATTTCCTCCTTTTTCCCCCGATACTGATATTTAAGGGTCCGCATGTTGTGGAGTCGATCGGCGAGTTTTAAGACAATCACCCGCACATCAGCAGCTACAGCCATGAAAAGGCGACGATAATCCTCGACCACTCGTTCTTCAGAAGAGAGGCCAGGAGCGAAGTCAATGTTAAGCTTGGTCACGCCCTTCACTAAGCTGGTAATTTCTGGACCAAATTGCTCTTCCAGCTCCTTTTCAGTGACCGGGCTATCCTCAAGCACATCGTGAAGCAATGCTGCAGCAATGGTGGCCTCGTCCATCTTGAGATCAGCAATGATGGAAGCCACCGAAAGGGGATGGACGATATATGGTTCGCCCGAAAGACGAACGTGCCCCTGATGAACCTGAAAAGCGAATTCGTAGGCTTTGAGAATCAGGTCTTTGTTGCAGGCAGGGTGATACTCCTTGATTTTATCAAGTAAGGCCTCTATGGTCCCTACCCCATTCCATTCTCCAACCAAAACGCCTCCTAAAGCCGAATCAAGGAATAAACTCGATAGGGAATGAGTTTCTCCCGCCCCTTTAAGGCTTCAAGCTCTACAACAAAACTAACCCCCACAATATTTCCACCCAGCTCTTCGACCATCTCACATACCGCTTTGGTGGTTCCCCCCGTCGCTAAGAGGTCATCAACGATGAGAACCCGTTGCCCCTTCTCGATGGCGTCACGGTGAATCTCTAAGGTGGCCGAACCGTATTCAAGATTGTAGGTCTTGGAAAGCGTGGCCGCAGGAAGTTTTCCCTTTTTTCGGACCGGGACAAAACCACACCCCAGATGGTAGGCTAAAGGAGCACCAATGATAAAACCTCGAGCCTCAATCCCTACCACCAGCTCAACATCTTGACCCCGGAAACTGTACACCAAACGATCAATGGTTTCCCGAAACGCCTCCCGGTCCTTTAAAAGCGTGGTAATGTCCTTAAACTGGATACCAGGACGAGGAAAATCAGGAATATTTCGGATATAGGATGCAAGGTCCATTGTTGTCCTCCCTCTATTTTTTAATCCTCCAATCATGAACTTTCAAATAGGGATAATTGCCGTAATTGTCACACTGCACCTCAAAAGCAAGGTCAACCAGCGAACTCCCATGCAAATCTAAAGCCTTTTCTTTCCCGTGAAAGACCACCATTTCCTGCACTTCTCTTCCCTGTTTCACCAAAAAACGTAGGTGCTGGTTACTTCGCCCCCAGATCCAGCTTTTAATGAGCGAAACATTCAGCACAGCAAACAGTGGATTTGGGTTCTGTTCTCCAAAGGGTTCCAGTCTCCTCAACCATTCTAAAAGTCCCTGGTCCACCTCTCCTAAGTCGATCAGGGCATCAACAATCAAACCCTGCATCGACGTCATCTTCTCTACCTCATTTCCAAATTGGATGTTTATAAACCGTCGAAAGGAAGAAATATTTTGGGGCAGAATCTTCAAACCCACCGCCATCTCATGTCCTCCGTAACGAATCAAAAGATGACTCGCTTCTCCCAGTACCTGAATGAGACTAAACCCCTCTATACTTCGCCCCGACCCCACTGCCAGGTTTTCCCCTTCGCTCAGGACAATCGCTGGGCGACCAAGACGACCGGAGAGGCGAGAAGCAATAATTCCCAGCACTCCCAGATTCCAGCCTTTTCCGCTCACAACCACAATCGGGTCTTCCAAAAACTCACTGTATGCACCGCTTTCTAGGATCTCCGAGAGCACTTTTTCCTCTTCCTTCTGTCGGCGAGAATTGAGGGTCTGCAAAGACTGTGACATGGTTACCGCCTCATCCCAATTTTCACTCAGAAGGAGCCTCATGGCAATCATTGGGTCTTCCATCCGACCAGCCGCATTAAGGCGGGGCGCAATGACACAGCTAATCTCTTCCACCCCGATTTCTCGTTCTTTCATCCCGGCTACATCAAGCAACGCCTGAATACCAAAGGGAATGCTCCGATTCAGCTTCTTAAGACCATAACGGGCAATTATCCGATTGATCCCCAGAAGCGGCACCGCATCAGCCACAGTCCCAAGACAGGCCAATCCCAGATACTCCTCTAAAGGATTCTCCTCCAGCCCGCGATATTCAGCATAGCGGTATGCCAGAGCCAGCGCCATACCAGCACCAGAAAGAGGTACAAGAAGTTCCCTGGTTTTCAGATCAAAGTTCGAAACCAGGGCGTGCACCTCTGGAAGAGTATCAAAATCAGGAAGATGGTGGTCAGTAAGAATAAGATGAACTCCTTTCCGGCGCAAGAGGGAGAGTCCATCCCTGTCTCGAATCCCACAATCTACCGTAATCAAAAGGTCCGGAGGATTGTCCTTCAGGATGCGTTGGGCAGCCTTTTCGGTAACCCCATATCCTTCGGTGAACCGATTGGGAATATAAACATCAACATGAGCCGAAAGCGACTTGAGGAAGTGGAACAGGAGAGCACTTCCGGTAAGGCCATCCACATCGTAATCGCCAAAAATGAGGATGCGACCATTTCCTCGGAGTACCCAATCGAGAAGCACTACTGCCTCGTCAAGGCCGGGGAGCTCTCCGAGCCCCTCAAGAAGGGTAAAGGAAGGGTTCAGAAATTGCATCGCTTCGTGCGGAGTAAAAATACCCCGATTCATGAGGACTCTGGCCATCACCGTAGGCAAAGAAACTTCCTTTGCCAAGCGGAACAGATGCCCCCGGTCGACCTTTCGAATCTGCCAGCGTTTACGCAACCGAACCTACCCCCGGATTCGAGTTCGTCTCTCCAAATCAACCCACAAGGCACTCACGATAAAAATCGAGGAATAGGTTCCAGCCACAAGCCCCACGAGAATGGCCAGAGAAAAATCCTGCAGCATCTTCCCTCCAAAAAGAAGCAGAGCAATAATGGGCAAAGCGGTAGTGAGGGCGGTATTGACCGTACGAGAAAGGGTTTCGTTGAGGCTGCGGTTCACAATCTGTAAAAAGCCCTCTCCCTTTTTGCGCGAAACCAGGTTTTCCCGAATCCGGTCCATAATGACAATGGAGTCATTGATCGAGTACCCCAGAATGGTCAGCACGGCTGCCAATATCGGAATGGTGAATTCCTTCCCC
It includes:
- the dtd gene encoding D-aminoacyl-tRNA deacylase, with amino-acid sequence MRAVVQRVSRASVRVSGKVIGAIEEGILVFLGVGKGDGERDVDFMVRKIPNLRIFEDENGKMNRNLKEVRGKVLFISQFTLYGDCRRGLRPSFDQAAPPEEARKWCEKVVEGLEKEGIKVEQGEFGAFMEVELLNQGPVTILLDSREERRR
- a CDS encoding bifunctional (p)ppGpp synthetase/guanosine-3',5'-bis(diphosphate) 3'-pyrophosphohydrolase; translation: MVGEWNGVGTIEALLDKIKEYHPACNKDLILKAYEFAFQVHQGHVRLSGEPYIVHPLSVASIIADLKMDEATIAAALLHDVLEDSPVTEKELEEQFGPEITSLVKGVTKLNIDFAPGLSSEERVVEDYRRLFMAVAADVRVIVLKLADRLHNMRTLKYQYRGKKEEIARETLEIFAPVAHRLGINAIQVELENLSLFFLDPEAYCTIQRGLERVRKEREEFIEEAKAILSVQLEKAHIKAEIQSRFKHIYSIYKKLNRLNIALEDLHDLVAMRVITDTKENCYMVLGIVHSLWNPVEGRIKDYIALPKSNKYQSLHTTVIGPRGTPMEVQIRTWEMHQVAEYGIAAHWRYKEGKLMPESAFDERINWLKQLLEWQQDLGSTKEFMESLKISLFDDEVYVFTPKGDLKKLPKGATPIDFAYLIHTEVGNSCVGAKVNRQMVPLSYELKSGDIVEIITSRSASGPSIDWLKLAKTPGARNKIRAFLRKKNQDANREKGRIALERELEKYPLTPEERNLFSANLDRFMRDHHLEGLEELYIALGEGRYSARKVVNRLIPYSIRKKWLERRKNTLSKVRKEEESVLVQGTPGIEARLARCCTPVPGDTIVAFVTQGRGITVHRTDCVNVKHLANGERIIDAAWKPDLTLRYNAGVVVEALDRPRLLADVTNAVSACQIEIKAAKARTVGNEAHIYLLLEVGKREELDTLFREIHKVSNVKTVRRGGAFYLK
- a CDS encoding adenine phosphoribosyltransferase gives rise to the protein MDLASYIRNIPDFPRPGIQFKDITTLLKDREAFRETIDRLVYSFRGQDVELVVGIEARGFIIGAPLAYHLGCGFVPVRKKGKLPAATLSKTYNLEYGSATLEIHRDAIEKGQRVLIVDDLLATGGTTKAVCEMVEELGGNIVGVSFVVELEALKGREKLIPYRVYSLIRL
- the recJ gene encoding single-stranded-DNA-specific exonuclease RecJ codes for the protein MRKRWQIRKVDRGHLFRLAKEVSLPTVMARVLMNRGIFTPHEAMQFLNPSFTLLEGLGELPGLDEAVVLLDWVLRGNGRILIFGDYDVDGLTGSALLFHFLKSLSAHVDVYIPNRFTEGYGVTEKAAQRILKDNPPDLLITVDCGIRDRDGLSLLRRKGVHLILTDHHLPDFDTLPEVHALVSNFDLKTRELLVPLSGAGMALALAYRYAEYRGLEENPLEEYLGLACLGTVADAVPLLGINRIIARYGLKKLNRSIPFGIQALLDVAGMKEREIGVEEISCVIAPRLNAAGRMEDPMIAMRLLLSENWDEAVTMSQSLQTLNSRRQKEEEKVLSEILESGAYSEFLEDPIVVVSGKGWNLGVLGIIASRLSGRLGRPAIVLSEGENLAVGSGRSIEGFSLIQVLGEASHLLIRYGGHEMAVGLKILPQNISSFRRFINIQFGNEVEKMTSMQGLIVDALIDLGEVDQGLLEWLRRLEPFGEQNPNPLFAVLNVSLIKSWIWGRSNQHLRFLVKQGREVQEMVVFHGKEKALDLHGSSLVDLAFEVQCDNYGNYPYLKVHDWRIKK